A stretch of DNA from Gottschalkia acidurici 9a:
AGTTAGTAATATAGGGTATGCTACTGCTATAATAGGCATTGATATTCCCATAACTCCTGCTATGGTAGCAAGTACTGTTATCATTAATACTTGAAAGGTAGTATTATTTTTATGCATATTTAAATTCACCCCTAATTTCTTCTTTTTATGTGATTCAATAAGTTAGTCAAATCTCCATACCACTGTTCAATATTATGCTCTTCTATACGTCCTAATTTAGCTTTATCTTCTATTTTGGCATCTATACTTTCAAATGATAGCCCTAATCTTTTCCCTAATAAGTATGTAATGAGTATTATATTTGCTATAATATCTAAAACTAATTCTTGACTATTCTTAATTCCTTTAACCAAGGTCTCAAATAGTAATGCTATGGCAGTTAACAATTCACTTTTAAGCCACTCTATCATTTTTATATTCTTAGTTATATCTATTTTATTCCTCAAAGTAATCCCCCCGCGAATATAGTATATATATTTAAGCTTATATTTATATTATAACAAATAAATGGTATAAAAACTCCCCTAATATACAAATAAAGAGGGGATATCCCCTCTTTATTAGTCTGTTGTATATGGTAATATAGCAATTTGTCTTGCTCTTTTTATAGCTATAGTTAATTTACGTTGGTGTATAGCACAGTTTCCTGAAATTCTTCTTGGAAGTATTTTTCCTCTTTCAGTAACATATTTTTTAAGTTTATTTACATCTTTATAGCTTATTTCGTTGTTGTTTTTATCAGCACAGAAACTACAAACTCTTTTTCTGCTTCTAAACTTTCTTCCACCTGCCATTCTTATCCCTCCTTCTAGAATGGAATATCATCTTCGTCTACTGGATGAAATCCATCTCCAATAAATTCGTCTGACTCTGTTCTTGTATTTGAATCTATATTCGTATTTCTTGATGAACTGTCGTTCCATTCAAGAAACTCTACTCTTTCTCCAATTACATCTGTAGTATATCTCTTAGTACCATCGGCTGCAGTATAACTGCCCGTTTGTATTCTTCCTTGAATAGCCACAAGTCTTCCTTTGCCTAAGTAGTTAGCACAATGCTCTCCTTGTTTTCCCCATACTACTATATTTATAAAGTCCGCAGTAGGTTGTCCTTTACTTTCGAACTCTTGTCTTTTTTCTCTCGAAAGATCTTTGTCTACTGCTAAGGAAAATCTACATACAGCAGTACCACCATTAGGTAAGTATCTAAGTTCTGGATCTCTAGTGAGTCTCCCGATAAGTGTTGCACTATTCAATAAAAGCACCTCCAATGGCTCTTTATTATTTTTCGTCTTCTCTAACTATCATATGTCTTATGATACCGTCAGTGATTCTTGTAACTCTGTCGATTTCATCTATAACATCTGAACCAGCTTCAATGTTTAAAAGAATATAGTATCCTTCAGTTAAGTCATCGATTTCGTAAGCAAGTTTTCTACTTCCCCACTCATCTATGCTTAAAAGTGATCCATTAGTTTCTATTATCCCTTTAAATCTTTCTATTAAACCATTTCTTCTTTCTTCATCTACGCTTGGAGCGAAGATAAATACAGCTTCGTATTTTCTCATATTTTTCACCTCCCTGTGGACTATGCGGCCTCATATATTTCAATGAAGCAAGGATTTCTCTACATCTAGTTATTATATCACTCAATGTACAATTTAACAAGTATATTTATCTACTTTTCTAATATTTATTTTTCATTGCTTTCTACACTGCTAAGAACTTTTTTTACTCTTCTGTTAAATTCCATCCTTGCTATCCATACTTGTCTATCACACCCTGTACATCTTATCTTTATATCTGCACCAGTTCTCATTATCTCCCATCTATTTTCTCCACATGGATGACCCTTTTTAAGCTGAACTATATCCCCAACATTAAATTTTGCTATCATAGTAAATCATCCCTTTCTAAGACTACCTTTCTTCTATCATTTATAGATATTCCGTGTTTTTGGAATTCTTCTTTAATCGCTTTTCTAAGATTTCTTTCGACTTGCCATTGTTCCATAGGTCTAGTCATAGCCATCATAGATAAGGTTATTCCTTCTTTTGTAAGACTTGTAACACCTAGAACTTTAGGTCCAGATACTATTGTTTCTTCATTGGACATTGATTGTGCTACTCTTTCAAGTACCCTAAGAGCTTTATCGATATCTTCTTCGTAATTTATCCTAACCTCTACTAATGCCCTCATATCTCCTCTACTTCTATTAGTTACTATTTCTATTTTTCCATTAGGCATAATATGCAAGTCACCCGAGAA
This window harbors:
- a CDS encoding MazG-like family protein → MRNKIDITKNIKMIEWLKSELLTAIALLFETLVKGIKNSQELVLDIIANIILITYLLGKRLGLSFESIDAKIEDKAKLGRIEEHNIEQWYGDLTNLLNHIKRRN
- the rpsR gene encoding 30S ribosomal protein S18; protein product: MAGGRKFRSRKRVCSFCADKNNNEISYKDVNKLKKYVTERGKILPRRISGNCAIHQRKLTIAIKRARQIAILPYTTD
- a CDS encoding single-stranded DNA-binding protein is translated as MNSATLIGRLTRDPELRYLPNGGTAVCRFSLAVDKDLSREKRQEFESKGQPTADFINIVVWGKQGEHCANYLGKGRLVAIQGRIQTGSYTAADGTKRYTTDVIGERVEFLEWNDSSSRNTNIDSNTRTESDEFIGDGFHPVDEDDIPF
- the rpsF gene encoding 30S ribosomal protein S6, which translates into the protein MRKYEAVFIFAPSVDEERRNGLIERFKGIIETNGSLLSIDEWGSRKLAYEIDDLTEGYYILLNIEAGSDVIDEIDRVTRITDGIIRHMIVREDEK
- a CDS encoding DUF951 domain-containing protein, producing the protein MIAKFNVGDIVQLKKGHPCGENRWEIMRTGADIKIRCTGCDRQVWIARMEFNRRVKKVLSSVESNEK